One window from the genome of Terriglobales bacterium encodes:
- a CDS encoding VWA domain-containing protein — MSRRPCSPLPLLLLLPFLTTLGLSQSSDDVHITPAIRKEKPNAADGVGMHLSSLRVDVNLVTVPVVVTDLHGSPVLDLRKKDFQLVENQTEQHIDYFYSEDAPLSVGLILDLSSSMGDKLDRVREAVDEFFNNADPRDDYFVITFADKAKVFADTTQSTATIQARLAQMKAKGNTALADAIHLGLDKLKSAAYARKALVIVSDGADNRSRHSLGSVKRRAKEADAQIYAINVCDNPAILITKKLEERFGRRWLTQVSEITGGRTISVDNADAMPDAAARISRELRNQYVLGYRPADITQDGKWRKIRVRVTRPPNPLPFQVYYRTGYMARKDERQ, encoded by the coding sequence ATGAGTCGCCGGCCTTGTTCACCGTTGCCGCTGCTGTTACTCCTGCCATTTCTGACCACGCTCGGGCTGTCGCAATCAAGCGACGACGTCCATATCACCCCGGCCATCCGAAAGGAAAAGCCGAACGCGGCAGACGGTGTCGGTATGCACCTGAGTTCACTGCGCGTGGACGTGAACTTGGTGACCGTCCCGGTTGTCGTCACTGACCTGCACGGCAGCCCGGTACTCGACCTTCGCAAAAAAGATTTCCAACTCGTCGAGAACCAGACCGAACAGCACATTGACTACTTCTACTCGGAAGACGCGCCGCTCTCTGTTGGCTTGATACTCGATCTCAGCAGCAGCATGGGCGACAAACTCGATCGCGTACGCGAAGCCGTCGACGAATTCTTCAATAATGCCGATCCGCGCGACGACTACTTCGTAATCACCTTCGCGGACAAAGCCAAGGTCTTTGCCGATACCACTCAATCGACCGCCACAATCCAGGCGAGGCTTGCGCAGATGAAAGCCAAAGGCAACACCGCGCTCGCGGACGCCATTCATCTAGGGCTCGACAAGCTGAAGTCCGCGGCTTACGCGCGCAAGGCGCTGGTCATCGTCTCCGATGGCGCCGACAATCGCAGTCGCCACAGTTTGGGAAGCGTCAAGCGCCGCGCGAAAGAAGCGGATGCGCAAATCTATGCCATCAACGTCTGCGACAACCCTGCGATCCTGATCACCAAGAAGCTTGAGGAACGGTTTGGACGACGCTGGCTGACGCAGGTGAGTGAAATTACCGGAGGTCGCACGATCTCGGTCGACAACGCCGATGCAATGCCCGACGCTGCGGCGCGCATCAGCCGCGAACTGCGCAACCAATATGTGCTCGGCTATCGTCCGGCCGACATAACTCAGGACGGCAAATGGAGGAAGATCAGGGTTCGCGTCACGCGTCCACCGAATCCGTTGCCGTTCCAGGTCTATTACCGCACTGGCTACATGGCCCGCAAAGACGAGCGTCAGTAG
- a CDS encoding VOC family protein, with translation METTTRLTAILPCTNLDASEAFYGKLGFRRASNYPSYRILADGNGGHLHLTQAPEGWLVSGRNPFGLYLYTKNIDALAASLDGLLLHKPEHKPWGMYEFALSDPDEALVRIGWPSDEV, from the coding sequence ATGGAAACTACGACGCGACTCACGGCGATCCTTCCCTGCACGAATCTCGATGCCAGTGAAGCCTTTTACGGGAAGCTGGGGTTCAGAAGAGCATCCAACTACCCTTCCTATCGCATTCTCGCCGATGGCAACGGCGGCCACCTTCATCTCACCCAAGCGCCTGAGGGATGGCTCGTTTCCGGGCGCAACCCCTTCGGACTCTATCTGTATACAAAGAACATCGACGCTCTGGCTGCCTCGCTCGACGGCCTACTGCTTCACAAACCGGAACACAAACCGTGGGGCATGTATGAGTTCGCACTGTCGGATCCTGACGAAGCCCTGGTACGCATCGGGTGGCCTTCCGATGAGGTGTGA
- the kdsA gene encoding 3-deoxy-8-phosphooctulonate synthase, protein MNFKVGNVTIGGPKLFLIAGPCVIESEEHALKMAECISGVAKALKVPYIFKASYDKANRTSIKSFRGPGIGKGLKILEKVRDTVGVPVLTDVHEAVDVQRVAEVVDVLQIPAFLCRQTDLLVAAAKTERAINIKKGQFVSPWDMRHAVTKVRESGNDQVFLTERGSSFGYNNLVVDMRSLAIMRDFAPVVFDATHSVQLPSASTNGEAVSGGQPEFIPVLSRAAVAAGVDGIFMEVHDNPPKAKSDGANALELTHLHETLTQLLAVHKAVSSKSAEK, encoded by the coding sequence ATGAACTTCAAAGTCGGCAACGTCACCATCGGCGGTCCCAAGCTCTTCCTCATCGCTGGCCCCTGCGTCATCGAGTCTGAGGAGCATGCCCTCAAGATGGCCGAGTGCATCTCCGGTGTCGCGAAAGCGCTGAAGGTGCCGTACATCTTTAAGGCTTCATACGACAAAGCGAACCGCACTTCGATCAAGAGTTTTCGCGGACCGGGCATCGGCAAGGGCCTGAAGATCCTCGAGAAGGTTCGCGATACCGTCGGCGTGCCCGTGCTCACCGATGTCCATGAAGCCGTGGACGTGCAGCGCGTCGCCGAGGTCGTTGACGTCCTCCAGATCCCCGCATTCCTTTGCCGCCAAACGGACCTGCTAGTTGCGGCAGCCAAAACCGAGCGGGCCATCAACATCAAGAAGGGCCAGTTCGTTTCGCCCTGGGACATGCGCCATGCCGTAACCAAGGTCCGCGAGTCCGGCAACGACCAGGTGTTCCTCACCGAGCGCGGCTCATCGTTCGGCTACAACAACCTCGTCGTGGACATGCGCTCGCTGGCCATCATGCGCGACTTCGCGCCCGTCGTCTTCGACGCCACCCACTCCGTCCAACTGCCCTCGGCCAGTACCAACGGCGAGGCCGTCTCCGGCGGTCAGCCCGAGTTCATCCCCGTGCTCTCGCGCGCAGCGGTCGCCGCCGGTGTGGATGGCATCTTCATGGAAGTCCACGACAACCCTCCAAAGGCGAAAAGCGACGGCGCGAACGCCTTGGAACTTACCCACTTGCACGAGACGCTCACTCAGTTGCTGGCGGTGCATAAAGCCGTCAGCTCCAAATCCGCGGAAAAGTGA
- a CDS encoding DUF1493 family protein, with protein sequence MTAEASELNDQILEFVSRRLGIKRSTIKIDSELNNDLGMDGDDAVDFFDAFTKRFTVDLDELSIHWDEHFVAEGGGSGLGFMILAGAAAIVSGLLHAAFPAIPGWIFCGAISLLSVVGYFYFAGRNSTKASGITVQDLVDAAKAHRWIKPYNSDPRIISGYEL encoded by the coding sequence ATGACTGCTGAAGCTTCTGAATTGAATGATCAGATTCTGGAGTTCGTAAGCCGCAGGCTCGGAATAAAGCGTTCAACGATCAAGATTGATTCGGAATTAAATAACGATCTTGGCATGGACGGTGATGATGCCGTCGATTTTTTTGACGCGTTCACGAAGCGGTTTACCGTCGATCTCGATGAACTAAGTATTCATTGGGATGAGCATTTCGTTGCGGAGGGCGGCGGCTCGGGTCTTGGATTTATGATCTTGGCCGGTGCGGCCGCCATCGTTTCTGGCTTACTACATGCGGCATTTCCGGCAATACCGGGATGGATATTTTGTGGCGCTATCTCGTTGCTCTCGGTTGTTGGTTATTTCTATTTCGCAGGGCGAAATAGCACCAAAGCCTCGGGAATCACTGTTCAGGACCTGGTAGACGCAGCAAAAGCACATCGTTGGATTAAGCCTTACAATAGCGATCCACGGATAATCAGCGGATATGAGCTTTAG
- a CDS encoding OsmC family protein, producing the protein MPATTVQIRNVRGTSLAIGAAGNRTVTIDRAISAGGMGLGFNGGELLLLALGACFSNDVFREAAKLGITVHDVHVEVSADWGGEPVIAQNINMSVEVEADAEDEVIRNLIEHTNRVAEIPNTLRLSAPVKLHLATKRAQKE; encoded by the coding sequence ATGCCCGCCACCACCGTCCAGATCCGCAACGTGCGCGGTACATCGCTTGCCATCGGTGCCGCCGGCAATCGTACCGTTACCATCGACCGTGCCATCTCCGCCGGAGGCATGGGACTCGGCTTCAACGGCGGCGAACTGCTGCTGCTCGCGCTCGGCGCCTGCTTCAGCAACGACGTCTTTCGCGAGGCCGCCAAGCTCGGCATCACCGTTCATGACGTCCACGTCGAGGTCTCGGCCGATTGGGGCGGCGAACCCGTAATCGCGCAAAACATAAATATGTCCGTGGAAGTCGAAGCCGACGCGGAAGACGAAGTCATCCGCAACCTCATCGAGCACACCAACCGGGTAGCGGAAATTCCGAATACGCTACGCCTCAGTGCCCCGGTGAAGTTACACTTGGCGACGAAGCGAGCGCAGAAGGAATGA
- a CDS encoding PQQ-binding-like beta-propeller repeat protein, translating into MKRLAAILAFLTIFCRCFQAQTDAASPAMLPQLHTALASSRDPHDLVLDISRIGDPTSVPFLIEALAKQGDVPREGPYGSVCTRVHVLDGLRSITNHDAGRNADDWRSWYEKNKDKTQAQWIKDGFVEHGFPVSDPPDDAFVAMLIRASDPKDQLGYLRTNALRLLQTVPSETVVRLAKALCISPEHGTKRATIAALEVVQSNAHLQVLRDLTKDNDVEIAENALRTLNEALRKTLPTVAAETIWDARLAKAGVHVLHVLDDHTVVVGIGYGTVDKARVSSFDLVTRKIIWTYPTKKGVRSNAVRVRDRLYFVSDDRVLHCISVRGKPIWAKPLTSNSDFEGTGPTIVAASGQLFIPDSNAVYVATPTGQVATYQLGEQVSRGMVQGRQRVFSAIHKGPLLVFDEPGKPPTRVDTGLKAAVLSAFGDTVCIVSFGPKYQLQCLQQETLRELWRTDLPNELGGYHQIEQDGKNVYVLAQGRALAFDLATGHRLWATDEFTSFGFFKTFGSLALTRNGHFNLEWRDPSSGEVKAVWGKRSSRFASNVTLVGKNILAEIRDSGTGGDGLRLLRIPDPLRNDINHH; encoded by the coding sequence ATGAAACGTCTTGCGGCTATTTTGGCGTTCCTGACGATATTCTGCAGGTGTTTCCAAGCGCAGACAGACGCCGCCTCGCCTGCTATGCTGCCGCAGCTTCATACGGCTCTCGCATCCTCGCGCGATCCTCACGATCTCGTTCTTGATATCAGCAGAATCGGAGACCCCACGTCGGTTCCATTCTTAATTGAGGCGCTGGCGAAACAGGGTGACGTGCCGCGCGAGGGACCGTACGGCTCCGTTTGCACTCGTGTTCACGTGTTGGACGGCTTGCGGTCAATTACGAATCATGACGCTGGGCGTAACGCCGACGATTGGCGGTCCTGGTACGAAAAGAATAAGGACAAAACACAAGCACAATGGATCAAAGATGGGTTTGTCGAACACGGCTTTCCCGTCTCCGATCCTCCGGACGATGCATTCGTCGCTATGTTGATCCGTGCTTCGGATCCCAAGGACCAATTGGGGTACCTGCGAACGAACGCCCTGCGCCTCCTGCAGACAGTGCCTTCGGAAACTGTTGTGCGATTGGCGAAGGCGTTATGCATATCACCTGAACATGGCACCAAACGGGCGACAATCGCAGCTCTTGAAGTAGTTCAGAGTAATGCTCATCTGCAGGTCCTTCGCGACCTAACAAAAGACAATGACGTCGAGATTGCTGAGAACGCGCTCAGGACATTGAACGAGGCCCTTCGCAAGACCCTGCCGACGGTAGCTGCGGAGACGATCTGGGATGCTCGACTAGCTAAAGCGGGAGTTCACGTTCTACACGTTCTTGACGATCACACCGTTGTCGTCGGAATCGGATATGGAACTGTCGATAAGGCTCGAGTATCCAGCTTCGATCTCGTCACACGCAAGATCATCTGGACATACCCAACGAAAAAGGGTGTAAGGTCAAACGCAGTTCGGGTAAGAGACCGCCTGTACTTCGTATCCGATGATCGTGTACTTCATTGCATTTCAGTTAGAGGCAAGCCGATCTGGGCGAAGCCATTGACTTCGAATTCTGATTTCGAAGGAACTGGCCCGACGATCGTTGCGGCGTCGGGCCAGTTGTTCATTCCGGATAGCAACGCAGTATACGTCGCAACGCCGACAGGCCAGGTAGCGACGTATCAACTGGGCGAACAAGTATCCAGGGGCATGGTGCAGGGACGGCAAAGGGTGTTTTCGGCCATTCACAAAGGCCCTCTGCTGGTTTTCGACGAACCTGGCAAGCCACCAACTCGCGTGGATACCGGTCTGAAAGCGGCTGTGCTTTCCGCGTTCGGCGACACAGTTTGTATCGTGAGTTTTGGTCCCAAATACCAACTGCAATGTCTCCAACAGGAAACCCTACGCGAGTTGTGGCGAACAGATCTGCCAAACGAGCTTGGCGGGTATCATCAAATAGAACAAGATGGTAAAAACGTGTACGTTCTGGCGCAGGGCCGCGCTCTCGCGTTCGACCTCGCGACCGGCCATCGGTTGTGGGCCACCGATGAGTTCACGAGCTTTGGATTTTTCAAGACTTTCGGTTCTTTGGCGCTAACTCGCAATGGGCATTTCAACCTTGAGTGGCGCGACCCGTCTTCGGGCGAAGTTAAAGCGGTATGGGGAAAACGAAGCAGCAGATTTGCGTCGAACGTTACCCTGGTTGGCAAGAATATTCTCGCCGAGATCCGCGATAGCGGCACTGGAGGTGATGGCTTGCGGCTGTTGAGAATTCCAGACCCACTCAGAAATGACATCAACCATCACTGA
- a CDS encoding CTP synthase, with protein sequence MAAKYIFVTGGVVSSLGKGLAAASIGCLLESRGIKVNMQKFDPYLNVDPGTMSPFQHGEVFVTDDGAETDLDLGHYERFTHAKLTRDNNWTTGRIYEQIIAKERRGDYLGKTVQVIPHVTNEIKAAMKKVGQDVDVVLVEIGGTVGDIESLPFIEAIRQMRQELGRENTCFVHVTLVPWIAAASELKTKPTQHSVKELLSVGIQPDILLCRTDRFLSKDIKSKIALFCNVEEEAVITAKDVGSIYECPLMFANEGVDTLVLKYLHIDARDRNTSKWEDLVHRVYNPKDEVSIAIVGKYVEYEDSYKSLKEALVHGALAHNLKLNVHWVEAEGLETKDKEDRSYESQLEGYDGVLVPGGFGKRGIAGMLNGIRYARERKVPYFGICLGMQTACIEFARNVVGLDEANSSEFDPATPHRVIYKLRELRGVEELGGTMRLGAWTCKIEPDSFAHKAYGQLEVSERHRHRYEFNREYEEQLTAAGLKITGSTEDGTYVEIVELHDHPYFLGCQFHPEFKSKPLEPHPLFTAFIKASYENRQKRLSTKKNEEVEMFMRPERVKA encoded by the coding sequence ATGGCGGCGAAATACATCTTTGTGACCGGCGGTGTGGTCTCTTCCCTGGGTAAGGGCCTGGCAGCGGCATCCATCGGATGCCTGCTCGAAAGCCGTGGGATCAAGGTCAACATGCAGAAGTTTGACCCCTACCTGAATGTTGATCCCGGAACCATGTCCCCGTTCCAGCACGGCGAAGTCTTCGTCACCGACGACGGCGCCGAAACCGACCTCGACCTCGGACACTACGAGCGCTTCACCCACGCCAAGCTCACCCGCGACAACAACTGGACCACCGGCCGCATTTACGAGCAGATCATCGCCAAGGAGCGCCGCGGCGACTATCTCGGCAAAACCGTGCAGGTCATCCCGCACGTTACCAACGAGATCAAGGCCGCCATGAAGAAGGTCGGCCAGGACGTCGATGTCGTCCTCGTCGAGATCGGCGGAACTGTCGGCGATATCGAGTCGCTGCCCTTCATCGAAGCCATCCGCCAGATGCGCCAGGAACTCGGTCGCGAGAACACCTGCTTCGTCCATGTCACGCTCGTTCCCTGGATCGCCGCCGCCAGCGAGCTCAAGACCAAGCCCACCCAGCACTCGGTGAAAGAGCTGCTCAGCGTCGGTATTCAGCCCGATATCCTGCTCTGCCGCACCGACCGCTTTCTCTCCAAGGACATCAAGTCCAAAATCGCCCTCTTCTGCAATGTGGAGGAAGAGGCCGTCATCACCGCCAAGGACGTCGGCTCCATCTACGAATGTCCGCTCATGTTCGCCAACGAAGGCGTGGACACCCTCGTCCTCAAGTACCTGCACATCGACGCCCGCGATCGCAACACCAGCAAGTGGGAAGACCTTGTTCATCGCGTCTATAACCCGAAGGACGAAGTCTCCATCGCCATCGTCGGCAAGTACGTCGAGTACGAGGATTCTTACAAGTCGCTGAAGGAAGCGCTCGTTCACGGCGCGCTCGCCCATAACCTCAAACTGAACGTGCACTGGGTCGAAGCCGAAGGCCTCGAAACCAAGGACAAGGAAGACCGCAGCTACGAATCACAACTCGAAGGCTACGACGGCGTTCTCGTTCCCGGCGGCTTCGGCAAGCGCGGTATCGCCGGCATGTTGAACGGAATCCGTTACGCCCGCGAGCGCAAGGTTCCGTATTTCGGCATTTGTCTCGGCATGCAGACCGCCTGCATTGAGTTCGCGCGGAATGTCGTCGGACTCGACGAAGCGAACTCCAGCGAGTTCGATCCCGCCACCCCGCACCGCGTCATCTATAAGCTGCGCGAACTGCGCGGCGTCGAGGAACTCGGCGGCACCATGCGTCTGGGCGCATGGACCTGCAAGATCGAACCCGACTCTTTTGCGCACAAGGCTTACGGCCAACTGGAAGTCAGCGAGCGTCACCGCCATCGCTACGAGTTCAACCGCGAATACGAAGAGCAATTGACCGCCGCTGGCCTCAAGATCACCGGCTCCACCGAAGATGGAACTTACGTCGAGATCGTGGAACTCCACGATCATCCGTACTTCCTCGGATGCCAGTTCCATCCGGAGTTCAAGTCAAAGCCACTCGAGCCACACCCGCTGTTCACGGCATTCATCAAGGCCAGCTACGAGAACCGCCAGAAGCGGCTTTCGACGAAGAAGAACGAAGAAGTGGAAATGTTCATGCGGCCGGAGCGAGTGAAGGCGTAA
- a CDS encoding M13 family metallopeptidase, protein MKKLLFVVLALSLSLAAQTATPAASAAAPAAAEDKPITTFPYTPSLYTDSMDKSADPCVDFYQYSCGGWMKNNPIPADQARWSVYGKLYQENQRFLWGILDQLAKQKTGRNATQQLIGDHFAACMDEGAVNKLGAKPLQRYLKQIDAVKSVKDLPALLANLHLSLETGGLLFNFGSNQDFENSESVIAFAEAGGLGLPDRDYYLKDDERSKDIRAKYLAHVQRMLELIGDKPDAAKAEAAKIMELETALAKASLTRVERRDPYKLFHKMDFKGLQELTPSFDWAVYTKGVGLAPQNTFNVTQPAFYKEVENQLKTRPLPEIKNYLRWQTARATAPYLSNDFVMENFNFYSKTLRGIPQLRPRWKRCVSLVDGQLGEALGQEFVARAFSPELKQKALTMTRQIEQAMEEDINTLAWMGPETKKKALEKLHSTVNKIGYPDKWRDYSSVKISPTDFLGNVERATQFEAKRQLNKIGKPLDRGEWSMSPPTVNAYYDPQMNDINFPAGVLQPPLYDPKMDDAPNYGDTGGTIGHELTHGFDDQGRQFDAKGNLKDWWTKEDSDEFNKRAQCVADQYAEYVVVDDIKINSKLTLGEDVADLGGLILAWMAWKDQTKNQKLMPIEGLTPEQRFFVGYAQWACENDRPENKRVSAMTDPHSPGKYRVNGLVVNMPEFQSAFGCKAGQPMVKENRCRVW, encoded by the coding sequence ATGAAAAAGCTGCTCTTCGTTGTACTTGCGCTTTCCCTCAGCCTTGCCGCCCAGACGGCCACGCCTGCTGCATCTGCTGCGGCGCCCGCTGCGGCGGAAGACAAGCCGATCACGACGTTCCCTTACACGCCGAGCTTGTACACGGACTCGATGGACAAGTCGGCCGATCCCTGCGTGGACTTCTACCAGTATTCCTGTGGCGGATGGATGAAGAACAACCCGATTCCGGCGGACCAGGCGCGCTGGAGTGTGTACGGCAAGCTTTACCAGGAAAATCAGCGGTTCCTGTGGGGCATTCTCGACCAACTGGCGAAGCAGAAGACCGGACGCAACGCGACGCAACAGTTGATCGGCGATCACTTTGCCGCGTGCATGGATGAAGGGGCGGTGAACAAGCTGGGCGCGAAGCCGTTGCAGCGTTATTTGAAGCAGATCGATGCGGTGAAGTCGGTGAAGGACCTGCCGGCGCTGCTGGCGAACCTGCACCTGTCGTTGGAGACGGGCGGGTTGCTGTTCAATTTCGGATCGAACCAGGATTTTGAGAATTCCGAGTCGGTGATTGCGTTTGCCGAAGCCGGCGGACTTGGCCTTCCGGACCGCGACTACTACTTGAAAGATGATGAGCGGTCGAAGGATATCCGCGCGAAGTACCTGGCCCATGTGCAGAGGATGCTGGAGCTGATCGGCGACAAGCCGGATGCGGCGAAGGCAGAAGCGGCGAAGATCATGGAACTGGAGACGGCGCTGGCGAAGGCGTCGTTGACGCGAGTGGAGCGGCGCGATCCTTACAAGTTGTTCCACAAAATGGATTTCAAGGGCTTGCAGGAGCTGACGCCGAGCTTCGACTGGGCGGTGTACACGAAGGGCGTTGGACTGGCTCCGCAGAACACGTTCAACGTGACGCAGCCTGCGTTCTATAAGGAAGTTGAGAATCAACTTAAGACGCGTCCGTTGCCGGAGATCAAGAACTACCTGCGTTGGCAGACGGCGCGGGCGACGGCACCGTATCTGTCGAACGACTTCGTGATGGAGAACTTCAACTTCTACAGCAAGACGCTGCGCGGAATTCCGCAACTGCGTCCGCGGTGGAAGCGGTGCGTGTCGCTGGTGGATGGACAGTTGGGCGAAGCGCTTGGACAGGAGTTCGTGGCGCGTGCGTTCAGTCCGGAACTGAAGCAGAAGGCGTTGACGATGACTCGCCAGATCGAGCAGGCAATGGAAGAGGACATCAACACGCTGGCGTGGATGGGTCCGGAGACGAAGAAGAAGGCGCTGGAGAAGCTGCACTCGACGGTGAACAAGATCGGGTATCCGGACAAGTGGCGGGATTACAGCTCGGTGAAGATTTCGCCGACGGACTTTCTGGGCAACGTGGAGCGCGCAACGCAGTTCGAAGCGAAGCGGCAATTGAACAAGATCGGCAAGCCGCTGGACCGCGGTGAGTGGAGCATGTCTCCGCCGACGGTGAACGCGTACTACGATCCGCAGATGAACGATATTAACTTTCCGGCGGGCGTGCTGCAGCCTCCGTTGTATGACCCGAAGATGGATGACGCCCCGAACTACGGTGATACGGGCGGGACGATCGGACATGAGTTGACGCACGGCTTCGACGACCAGGGACGGCAGTTCGACGCGAAGGGCAACCTGAAAGACTGGTGGACGAAAGAAGACAGCGACGAATTCAACAAGCGGGCGCAGTGCGTCGCCGATCAGTACGCAGAGTACGTGGTGGTGGACGACATCAAGATCAACTCGAAGCTGACGCTCGGAGAGGATGTTGCCGATCTGGGTGGGCTGATCCTGGCGTGGATGGCGTGGAAGGATCAGACGAAGAATCAGAAGCTGATGCCTATCGAGGGACTGACGCCGGAACAGCGGTTCTTTGTCGGTTACGCGCAGTGGGCGTGCGAGAACGATCGTCCGGAGAACAAGCGGGTGAGCGCCATGACGGATCCGCACTCGCCGGGTAAGTACCGGGTTAACGGACTGGTGGTGAATATGCCGGAGTTCCAAAGCGCGTTTGGCTGCAAGGCCGGACAGCCGATGGTGAAGGAAAACCGGTGCAGGGTGTGGTAG
- a CDS encoding class IV adenylate cyclase has protein sequence MQHSIIEFKARSADHQQIREILKNKNARYVGTDHQVDTYFFVPTGRLKLREGNIENSLIFYSRPDQAGPKLSDVTMSAVPPGSDLRAVLSKALGVLVTVDKHREIYFVDNVKIHLDRVEGLGTFIEVEAIGTEEDLPRLKGQCDSFRKEFGVSDSQLMQGSYSDMLLER, from the coding sequence ATGCAGCACTCAATCATCGAGTTCAAAGCTCGCTCTGCCGATCACCAGCAGATTCGCGAAATCCTTAAGAACAAAAATGCCCGCTACGTCGGCACCGATCACCAGGTCGACACCTACTTCTTCGTGCCCACCGGCCGCCTCAAACTCCGTGAGGGAAACATCGAGAACTCGCTCATCTTCTACTCGCGCCCTGACCAGGCCGGACCAAAGCTGTCTGACGTCACCATGTCCGCGGTTCCGCCTGGGTCTGATTTGCGTGCAGTTCTCTCGAAGGCGCTGGGCGTCCTCGTCACCGTCGACAAACACCGCGAGATCTACTTCGTCGATAACGTGAAGATTCACCTCGACCGGGTGGAAGGACTCGGTACATTCATCGAGGTCGAAGCGATCGGAACCGAGGAGGACCTACCCCGGTTGAAGGGACAGTGTGACTCATTCCGGAAGGAATTCGGCGTGAGCGACTCGCAACTTATGCAGGGTTCTTACAGCGATATGCTTCTCGAACGCTGA
- a CDS encoding radical SAM protein: MASPAKFRIDVAIHDLLMNTAPQPPKPAVVTGEALPEPVFPQYPEKLNDPGPEVPPERRPWGLKKIRRTARGWLMPYIKSRVLPGDFHPITSYLFVDYKCNLDCWYCWAFDNKVKGMTEDVAKRSIDWLHANGCRVLALMGGEPLLRPQVAHKIVYYAAKKGFWIYIGTNGRLLRPEVCDRLADAGVSVFNFALDAWDLKPGLPKALVPAQKNLEYVLRKQYVYDYMVFFNINICRNNHEDVRMITEYAREHRVATDYHINETPMLEQDEHFKHMNDNPTYIRPEDWRAVDELVDWIIEKNKAGYQMVNSIQRLQEMKAFIRMAAPQDVKKYGWYGDGTASNGDVSDLLGTMHGIEHNSDGELQFKEWNCRGGQNNVIIRTDGTVGPCFPMYPATYDWGNIDEPKFDAVQMRDMKKTCQRHCFSTLNHNLAYCYNDQRVIKWLWQQAKNGFQGGARSFED, encoded by the coding sequence ATGGCATCACCCGCCAAGTTCAGAATCGATGTGGCGATTCACGACCTTCTCATGAACACTGCACCGCAGCCGCCGAAACCTGCGGTGGTCACAGGTGAGGCTTTACCGGAGCCAGTGTTTCCTCAGTATCCGGAAAAGTTAAATGATCCCGGACCCGAAGTTCCCCCCGAGCGGCGACCATGGGGACTGAAGAAAATTCGCCGTACCGCTCGCGGTTGGCTGATGCCTTACATCAAGTCTCGCGTCCTTCCAGGCGATTTCCATCCCATTACGTCGTACCTCTTCGTTGATTACAAGTGCAACCTCGATTGCTGGTATTGCTGGGCGTTCGACAACAAGGTCAAAGGCATGACTGAAGACGTGGCCAAGCGCTCCATCGACTGGCTTCACGCCAATGGTTGTCGCGTGCTCGCGCTGATGGGCGGCGAACCCCTTCTGCGCCCGCAGGTCGCTCACAAGATTGTTTACTACGCTGCAAAAAAAGGCTTCTGGATCTACATAGGAACGAACGGCCGGTTGCTGCGTCCCGAAGTTTGCGATCGACTCGCTGACGCTGGCGTTTCGGTCTTCAACTTCGCTCTCGATGCGTGGGATCTCAAGCCCGGACTGCCCAAGGCGCTCGTCCCGGCACAGAAGAACCTGGAGTACGTGTTGCGCAAGCAGTATGTCTACGACTACATGGTGTTCTTTAACATCAACATCTGTAGGAACAATCACGAAGACGTACGCATGATCACCGAGTATGCGCGCGAACATCGCGTCGCTACCGATTACCACATCAACGAAACGCCCATGCTTGAGCAGGATGAGCACTTCAAGCACATGAACGACAATCCTACCTACATCCGCCCGGAGGACTGGCGAGCCGTCGATGAACTGGTGGACTGGATCATCGAGAAGAACAAAGCTGGCTACCAGATGGTCAACTCGATCCAGCGTCTTCAGGAGATGAAAGCGTTCATCCGCATGGCGGCCCCGCAGGACGTTAAGAAGTACGGTTGGTACGGCGATGGAACCGCCTCAAACGGCGACGTCAGTGACCTGCTCGGCACCATGCATGGTATCGAGCACAACTCCGACGGTGAGCTTCAGTTCAAGGAATGGAACTGTCGCGGCGGCCAGAACAACGTCATCATCCGCACCGACGGTACGGTTGGGCCTTGTTTCCCGATGTATCCCGCCACGTACGACTGGGGCAACATCGACGAGCCAAAGTTCGACGCCGTCCAGATGCGCGATATGAAGAAGACGTGCCAGCGCCACTGCTTCTCCACGCTGAATCACAATCTCGCCTACTGCTACAACGACCAGCGGGTAATTAAGTGGTTATGGCAGCAGGCGAAGAACGGATTCCAGGGCGGAGCCCGCAGCTTCGAAGACTAA